One genomic region from Arthrobacter sp. FB24 encodes:
- a CDS encoding SDR family NAD(P)-dependent oxidoreductase, with translation MLLEQGTGPAGLLQGRTALVYGAGGPVGGAVARAFAAEGAEVFLAGRTESRLLKVARDIREAGGSADTAVVDALDENQVDAFVDQAAKKTGRIDVSFNLISYGDVQQPLMEISADDFSRPVSAATRTHFLTTRAAARHMIRQRSGVVLMFGGSGPQTLHGLGGFKIALDAVEGQRRQWALELGKSGIRVVTIVTGGIVETLPWQTEGREEIVEEITRSAHLNRTATLEDVGNVAVFIASDRAGAITDATVNISCGAIVDY, from the coding sequence ATGCTGCTGGAACAAGGTACCGGGCCGGCTGGCCTGCTGCAGGGCCGGACCGCTTTGGTGTACGGCGCCGGCGGTCCCGTCGGAGGCGCCGTGGCCCGGGCCTTCGCGGCGGAAGGTGCGGAAGTCTTCCTGGCCGGACGCACGGAGTCCCGTCTCCTCAAAGTAGCCCGGGACATCCGAGAGGCGGGCGGCAGCGCGGATACCGCCGTCGTCGATGCCCTCGACGAAAACCAGGTGGATGCCTTCGTGGACCAGGCCGCAAAGAAGACCGGGCGCATCGACGTCTCCTTCAACCTGATCTCCTACGGGGACGTCCAGCAGCCGCTGATGGAGATCTCCGCCGACGACTTCAGCCGGCCCGTCAGCGCAGCTACCCGGACGCACTTCCTCACCACCCGCGCCGCGGCGCGGCACATGATCAGGCAGCGCTCCGGCGTCGTGCTGATGTTCGGCGGCTCAGGTCCGCAGACCCTGCACGGGCTGGGCGGGTTCAAGATCGCGCTGGATGCCGTGGAGGGGCAGCGCCGGCAGTGGGCGCTGGAACTGGGCAAGAGCGGCATCCGCGTGGTCACGATCGTGACGGGCGGGATAGTCGAAACACTTCCGTGGCAGACCGAGGGCCGCGAAGAGATTGTTGAGGAAATCACCAGGAGCGCGCACCTGAACCGGACAGCAACGCTGGAGGACGTGGGCAACGTGGCGGTGTTCATCGCCTCGGACCGGGCCGGCGCCATCACCGACGCCACAGTGAACATTTCCTGCGGCGCCATTGTGGACTACTGA
- a CDS encoding DUF4389 domain-containing protein, which yields MKPGRIVMLVLGTLAALMGLGLLTAAGAVGWVNFQQRDNGYLTTPTERYDVATRAITSPGLNVLVDEELPDVLPVDSAGRLLLRGTSASGQQIFIGIGPQEDVARYLENVRHSEITELKSYPFRVQYREVPGDAVPAAPGAQSFWSTSSQGTGTQQIEWDLRSGRWAVVVMNADGAAPVSVDLQAGVRSDLLWPVFIGLLIGGIALLAVGVPLIVAGAAGLGKHGPPPHYPAAAPAGPGPVPVGPDSHAPYATTPGAPAPYATAAAAIPPGGGRTPLPTDPQPSDTSRYPVRLNGYLDPGLSRGMWLIKWFLAIPHYIVLFFLWFAFFVTTIVSGFAILFTGRYPRSLFNFNVGVLRWNWRVAFYAYAAIGTDRYPPFTLARTDYPADFDVEYPEHLSRGLVLVKWWLLALPQLLIVAAFSGAASTWGNRRTWVDGRWVDGTWVDGTWVGYQGGGGISLIGLLVIVAGFSLLFTGRFGRRLFDLLIGLNRWTHRVIAYVALMRDEYPPFRLDMGPTDPADAPPTGYLPPPVPASQSAPPPVRPPGPPAPPAAPAEAPPSAGPRTEPPGEPRQP from the coding sequence ATGAAACCAGGCCGGATAGTCATGCTGGTACTCGGCACCCTCGCGGCCCTGATGGGGCTTGGACTGCTGACAGCCGCCGGCGCCGTCGGATGGGTCAATTTCCAGCAGCGCGACAACGGATATTTGACCACACCCACAGAGCGCTACGACGTGGCCACTCGGGCCATCACCTCGCCCGGCCTGAACGTCCTGGTGGACGAGGAACTGCCGGATGTCCTGCCCGTGGACAGTGCAGGGCGATTGCTGTTGCGCGGCACGTCCGCGTCCGGCCAACAGATCTTCATCGGCATCGGACCCCAGGAGGACGTGGCCCGGTACCTGGAGAACGTCCGGCACTCCGAAATCACCGAGTTGAAGTCCTACCCGTTCCGCGTCCAGTACCGTGAGGTCCCCGGAGACGCCGTACCCGCTGCCCCGGGCGCCCAGTCATTCTGGTCCACGTCCTCCCAGGGAACTGGAACCCAGCAGATTGAGTGGGACCTGCGCAGCGGCCGCTGGGCAGTGGTTGTCATGAACGCCGACGGCGCCGCTCCGGTCTCCGTGGACCTGCAGGCGGGCGTCCGGTCCGATCTGTTGTGGCCGGTCTTCATTGGGCTCCTGATCGGCGGCATCGCCCTGCTGGCGGTGGGGGTGCCGCTGATTGTGGCCGGCGCCGCAGGGCTCGGCAAGCACGGCCCGCCGCCGCATTACCCGGCGGCCGCACCCGCGGGTCCCGGTCCCGTACCAGTAGGCCCGGACTCCCATGCCCCCTACGCCACAACCCCGGGTGCCCCAGCCCCCTACGCCACGGCCGCAGCGGCGATACCGCCCGGAGGCGGCCGTACGCCGCTGCCCACGGACCCGCAGCCCTCGGACACCTCCCGGTACCCCGTGCGGCTGAATGGCTACCTCGACCCCGGGCTCTCCCGCGGCATGTGGCTGATCAAGTGGTTCTTGGCCATTCCGCACTACATCGTGCTGTTCTTCCTGTGGTTCGCCTTCTTCGTGACCACCATCGTGTCCGGCTTTGCCATCCTGTTCACCGGCCGCTACCCGCGCTCGCTGTTCAACTTCAATGTGGGCGTCCTGCGGTGGAACTGGCGGGTGGCTTTCTACGCCTACGCTGCGATCGGGACGGACCGTTATCCGCCCTTCACGCTGGCGCGGACCGACTACCCGGCAGATTTTGACGTCGAGTACCCCGAGCACCTCTCCCGCGGCCTGGTGCTGGTCAAGTGGTGGCTGTTGGCCCTTCCCCAACTCCTGATCGTCGCCGCCTTCTCAGGCGCGGCAAGCACCTGGGGCAACCGGCGTACATGGGTGGATGGCAGATGGGTGGACGGCACCTGGGTTGATGGAACCTGGGTGGGATACCAAGGCGGCGGCGGGATCTCGCTGATCGGCCTTCTGGTGATCGTGGCCGGGTTCAGCCTGCTGTTTACGGGGCGCTTCGGCCGAAGGCTTTTTGACCTGCTGATCGGCCTGAACCGTTGGACCCACCGCGTTATTGCCTACGTGGCGCTGATGCGGGACGAGTATCCGCCCTTCCGTCTCGACATGGGGCCGACGGATCCTGCCGACGCTCCGCCGACAGGCTATCTGCCGCCGCCCGTCCCCGCCTCGCAATCCGCCCCGCCGCCCGTGCGGCCCCCGGGCCCTCCCGCGCCCCCGGCCGCGCCCGCGGAGGCGCCTCCCTCAGCTGGCCCGCGCACGGAGCCCCCGGGAGAACCGCGGCAACCCTAG
- a CDS encoding SRPBCC family protein, whose protein sequence is MKHFSKPAVFAWLVASAFLFRRFQLRWGATDAEADDGLPGDDLLSTADLQSTRAITIEAPANEVWPWLAQMGQGRGGLYSYDFLENLAGLDIHSADRIHPEWQDIKAGDRFHLAPAASADLEVALVDQGNALVLRVPPGSPPGPFDFTWAFVLQPQPAGATRLVVRERYAYRQWWARYLVEVVEVASFVMSRRMLHGIRSRAEGNS, encoded by the coding sequence ATGAAACATTTTTCCAAGCCCGCAGTGTTCGCCTGGCTGGTGGCGTCCGCCTTCCTGTTCCGGCGCTTTCAGTTGCGCTGGGGCGCCACGGACGCCGAAGCCGACGACGGGCTGCCGGGCGACGATCTCCTGTCCACGGCGGATCTGCAGTCCACGCGGGCCATCACCATCGAAGCTCCGGCGAATGAAGTGTGGCCCTGGCTGGCGCAGATGGGGCAGGGACGCGGTGGACTCTACAGCTACGACTTCCTCGAAAACCTGGCCGGCCTGGACATCCACAGTGCCGACCGTATCCACCCGGAGTGGCAGGACATCAAGGCAGGCGACCGCTTCCACCTGGCCCCGGCTGCTTCCGCGGACCTGGAAGTCGCGTTAGTGGACCAGGGCAACGCGCTCGTACTGCGCGTTCCTCCCGGATCCCCGCCCGGGCCGTTCGACTTCACCTGGGCGTTTGTCCTGCAGCCGCAGCCCGCCGGAGCCACCCGCTTGGTGGTACGGGAACGGTACGCCTACCGGCAGTGGTGGGCCCGGTACCTGGTCGAGGTGGTGGAGGTTGCCAGTTTCGTCATGTCCCGGCGCATGCTCCACGGGATCAGGAGCCGCGCAGAGGGGAACTCTTAG
- a CDS encoding zinc-dependent alcohol dehydrogenase family protein, with product MKALVYGGPGEKSWTDVPDPAIQNPSDVIVKVDTTTICGTDLHILKGDVPAVQKGRILGHEGVGTITEVGSSVTSLKVGDRVIISCIKSCGHCANCKTGLYSHCMGEEGAAGIGWVFGHLIDGTQAEYVRVPYAQNSLHLLPEGVSDDQAVMLSDILPTGFEIGVQYGRVKPGDTVAVVGAGPVGLAAIATAGLYGAATIIAIDLDANRLEKSREFGATDVVLSGDADWKEQVLALTDGQGVDVAIEAVGIPATFGMCTEIVRPGGNVANVGVHGKSVELHVENLWIQNINISMGLVNANTTPMLLKLVAQRKVPAEKFATHHFTFDQFMDAYDTFARAAETKALKVVITA from the coding sequence ATGAAAGCGCTCGTCTACGGCGGTCCCGGCGAAAAGTCATGGACCGACGTTCCGGATCCCGCCATCCAGAACCCCAGCGACGTAATCGTCAAGGTGGACACCACCACCATCTGTGGAACGGACCTGCACATCCTCAAGGGGGACGTGCCCGCAGTTCAGAAAGGCCGGATCCTGGGGCATGAGGGCGTGGGAACCATCACCGAAGTGGGCTCCTCGGTCACCAGCCTGAAAGTAGGGGACCGGGTCATCATCTCCTGCATCAAGTCCTGCGGCCACTGCGCCAACTGCAAGACCGGTCTTTATTCGCACTGCATGGGCGAGGAAGGCGCAGCAGGTATCGGCTGGGTCTTCGGACACCTGATCGACGGTACGCAGGCCGAATACGTGCGGGTCCCATACGCGCAGAACTCGCTGCACCTTCTCCCCGAAGGGGTCAGCGACGACCAGGCCGTGATGCTCTCCGACATCCTGCCCACCGGCTTTGAAATCGGTGTGCAGTACGGGCGGGTCAAGCCGGGGGACACCGTGGCGGTTGTAGGCGCGGGGCCGGTCGGGTTGGCAGCAATCGCCACCGCCGGGCTGTACGGCGCGGCAACCATCATCGCGATCGACCTTGACGCCAACCGGCTTGAAAAGTCCCGCGAATTCGGCGCCACGGACGTCGTGCTCTCCGGCGACGCCGACTGGAAGGAACAGGTGCTGGCGCTCACGGACGGACAGGGCGTGGATGTGGCCATAGAAGCGGTGGGCATCCCGGCGACCTTCGGAATGTGCACGGAGATCGTGCGCCCCGGCGGCAACGTGGCCAACGTCGGCGTGCATGGAAAGTCCGTCGAACTCCATGTGGAGAACCTCTGGATCCAGAACATCAACATCAGCATGGGCCTGGTCAACGCCAACACCACGCCGATGCTCCTCAAGCTGGTGGCGCAGAGGAAGGTTCCCGCGGAGAAATTCGCCACCCACCATTTCACGTTCGACCAGTTCATGGACGCCTACGACACCTTCGCCCGCGCAGCCGAAACCAAGGCACTCAAAGTCGTGATCACGGCGTGA
- a CDS encoding amidohydrolase: protein MPEPAAPDLVLASVRQPGGKDCLDIHIARGVVSRITAADEHRSGARTVDLGGRYAIPGLWDEHVHMTQWAMAANRIDLSHAASARDAVDVVRSRLADGRLSVAVHGENDGGSDPTLVGVGFRDALWADVPSLAMLDAATQGRPAALISHDLHCVWLNSAAAKRYGVHVDASGLLREEPAFALTRELGRLPDAVVDAWVDEAARKAAARGVVGIVDFEMTWNREVWLRRVSGGFRSLRVEAGVYPEHLDRARREAMRTGQDIPGGNGLLRVGPLKVLIDGSLNTRTAYCVDPYPHGGRGLLTVSEPELLALLVRAREAGFVPAVHAIGDAANQVALDAFEAAGIRGRIEHAQFVRQEDFARFGRLGLTASVQPAHALDDRDAADANWGDRTDRAFPLRSLLAAGATLALGSDAPVAPLDPWTAMSAATTRSGPDGRGPWHPEQAITREEALAASARGRRRIRAGDPADIAVLNDDPLGVPHEVFASMPVAATLVAGRFTYDGGGTVASEA, encoded by the coding sequence ATGCCTGAACCCGCTGCACCCGACCTCGTCCTTGCCTCCGTCCGGCAGCCCGGTGGGAAGGACTGCTTGGATATTCACATTGCCCGAGGGGTGGTCAGCCGGATAACGGCGGCGGATGAGCACCGGAGCGGTGCCCGCACGGTCGACTTAGGGGGCCGGTACGCCATCCCGGGCCTGTGGGATGAGCATGTGCACATGACCCAGTGGGCCATGGCCGCCAACCGCATCGACCTGTCGCACGCCGCGTCGGCGCGAGACGCCGTCGACGTCGTCCGGTCCCGTCTCGCAGACGGTCGCCTCAGCGTTGCGGTGCACGGCGAGAACGACGGCGGCAGCGACCCCACGCTGGTGGGCGTCGGCTTCCGCGACGCCCTCTGGGCGGACGTTCCCAGCCTGGCGATGCTCGACGCCGCGACGCAGGGCCGTCCCGCAGCGCTCATCAGCCATGACCTCCACTGTGTGTGGCTGAACAGCGCTGCCGCGAAACGCTACGGGGTGCACGTGGACGCCAGCGGCTTGCTAAGGGAGGAGCCGGCGTTTGCCCTGACCCGCGAGCTCGGCAGGCTGCCTGACGCAGTGGTGGACGCCTGGGTCGATGAGGCGGCGCGGAAGGCAGCCGCCCGCGGGGTGGTGGGGATCGTTGATTTCGAGATGACGTGGAACCGCGAGGTGTGGCTGCGGCGGGTCAGCGGCGGTTTCCGTTCGCTGCGGGTGGAAGCGGGCGTCTATCCGGAGCATCTGGACCGTGCGCGGCGCGAGGCAATGCGGACAGGGCAGGACATCCCCGGCGGGAACGGCCTGCTCCGGGTGGGGCCACTCAAGGTGCTGATCGACGGCTCCCTCAACACGCGCACCGCCTACTGCGTGGACCCTTATCCGCACGGCGGGCGGGGGCTGCTCACCGTCAGCGAACCGGAACTGCTGGCGCTGCTGGTCCGGGCGAGGGAAGCCGGTTTCGTTCCCGCAGTCCACGCGATCGGCGATGCCGCGAACCAGGTGGCGCTGGACGCCTTCGAGGCTGCCGGCATCCGGGGACGGATCGAACACGCCCAGTTCGTCCGGCAGGAGGATTTCGCCCGCTTTGGCCGACTGGGCCTGACGGCGAGCGTGCAGCCGGCGCATGCCCTCGACGACCGCGACGCAGCCGACGCCAACTGGGGTGACCGTACCGACCGGGCGTTCCCGCTGCGGTCCCTGCTGGCTGCCGGAGCCACCCTGGCGCTGGGTTCGGACGCTCCGGTGGCGCCCTTGGATCCGTGGACCGCGATGTCGGCCGCGACCACCCGGTCCGGCCCGGACGGACGCGGACCCTGGCACCCGGAACAGGCAATCACCCGCGAGGAAGCCCTGGCGGCGTCCGCCCGGGGAAGGCGCCGGATCCGTGCCGGCGATCCCGCGGACATCGCCGTGCTCAACGACGACCCGCTTGGCGTACCGCACGAGGTCTTCGCGTCGATGCCGGTGGCGGCGACGCTGGTTGCCGGCAGGTTCACGTACGACGGCGGCGGGACGGTTGCGTCAGAAGCCTGA
- a CDS encoding transketolase, with translation MTATQETTAPATERVAGVSAAAYRIRHHALNMGEVQGQGYVGQALGAADMLAAVYADQLRFRPEDPEWEARDRFLLSTGHYAIGHYAALAEAGIVPVEELGTYGSDDSRLPMSGMSTYTPGMEISGGSLGHGLTIAVGMALGLRYQGSGARVYNFLSDGELDEGSTWEAAMGAHHHQLGNLTAMVDINALQADGKTDTVLRTEPVTEKWESFGWYTQRVDGNDVGALLAAFDNAAAQAAAVGRPSVILCDTKVGRGVPLLEEREKAHFMRIEEHEWQQCREQLTAGYEGRAAR, from the coding sequence ATGACTGCCACCCAGGAAACCACGGCTCCCGCGACCGAACGCGTCGCCGGCGTCAGCGCCGCCGCCTACCGCATCCGCCACCACGCCCTGAACATGGGTGAGGTGCAAGGCCAGGGCTACGTGGGCCAGGCGCTCGGCGCGGCGGACATGCTGGCCGCCGTCTACGCGGACCAGCTCCGCTTCCGGCCCGAGGATCCTGAATGGGAAGCGCGGGACCGCTTCCTGCTCTCCACCGGGCACTACGCGATCGGACACTACGCCGCACTGGCCGAGGCCGGCATCGTTCCGGTCGAAGAACTTGGGACGTACGGCTCGGACGATTCCCGGTTGCCGATGTCCGGGATGTCCACGTACACCCCCGGGATGGAGATCTCCGGCGGCTCCCTGGGCCACGGCCTCACCATCGCGGTGGGCATGGCACTCGGCCTCCGATACCAGGGCTCCGGGGCGAGGGTCTACAACTTCCTCTCCGACGGCGAACTGGACGAAGGCTCCACCTGGGAGGCCGCCATGGGCGCGCACCACCACCAGCTGGGCAACCTGACTGCGATGGTGGACATCAACGCGCTGCAGGCGGACGGAAAGACGGACACCGTGCTGCGCACCGAGCCCGTAACGGAGAAGTGGGAATCCTTCGGCTGGTACACCCAGCGGGTGGACGGGAACGACGTCGGCGCGCTGCTGGCGGCGTTCGACAACGCAGCCGCCCAGGCCGCCGCCGTCGGACGTCCTTCCGTGATCCTGTGCGACACGAAGGTGGGCCGCGGAGTGCCGCTGCTGGAAGAGCGCGAGAAGGCGCACTTTATGCGCATCGAGGAACACGAATGGCAGCAATGCCGCGAACAGCTGACCGCAGGATACGAAGGAAGGGCCGCACGATGA
- a CDS encoding transketolase family protein, whose amino-acid sequence MSTATASTGTAVKGAAPKLKTSAMIASFADPGQKTASAPFGHALVKAAQENDKIVGLTADLGKYTDMHIFAQAFPERFFQMGMAEQLLFGAAAGLAETGLVPFASTYSVFAARRAYDFLCLDSAEPNLNVNIVGGLPGLTTGYGPSHQATEDMAIFRGMPNLTIVDPCDSIDIEQAVPQLAASEGPTYLRLLRGNVPTVLDEYGYTFELGKAKVLRGGNDVVFISSGLMTMRALQAAKALAEHNVDVAVVHTPTIKPFDAATVLAEINTDRLAVTLENHSVIGGLFETVASAVVTAGLGKRVVPVALPDEFLDAGALPTLHERYGLSVQRIVAKVLAELG is encoded by the coding sequence ATGAGCACCGCCACCGCTTCAACGGGCACCGCAGTAAAGGGCGCCGCCCCCAAGCTGAAGACCTCGGCCATGATCGCGTCCTTCGCTGATCCCGGCCAGAAAACGGCCTCCGCGCCGTTCGGACATGCACTCGTGAAGGCTGCCCAGGAGAACGACAAGATCGTGGGCCTCACCGCGGACCTGGGCAAATACACGGACATGCACATCTTCGCGCAGGCCTTCCCGGAACGGTTCTTCCAGATGGGCATGGCCGAGCAGCTGCTCTTCGGGGCGGCCGCGGGACTGGCCGAGACCGGGCTGGTGCCGTTCGCGTCCACCTACTCCGTCTTCGCCGCGCGGCGGGCCTACGATTTCCTCTGCCTCGACAGCGCCGAACCGAACCTCAACGTGAACATCGTGGGCGGCCTGCCGGGCCTGACCACCGGCTACGGCCCCAGCCACCAGGCCACCGAGGACATGGCGATCTTCCGCGGCATGCCCAACCTGACCATCGTGGACCCCTGCGACTCGATCGACATCGAACAGGCCGTCCCCCAGCTCGCGGCCAGCGAGGGGCCCACGTACCTGCGTCTGCTCCGCGGGAACGTGCCCACGGTCCTGGACGAATACGGCTACACCTTCGAGCTCGGCAAGGCGAAGGTCCTGCGCGGCGGGAACGACGTCGTCTTCATCTCCAGCGGACTCATGACCATGCGGGCGCTGCAGGCAGCCAAGGCGCTGGCCGAACACAACGTTGACGTCGCTGTCGTCCACACCCCCACCATCAAACCGTTCGACGCCGCGACGGTCCTGGCCGAGATCAATACCGACCGCCTCGCGGTGACGTTGGAAAACCACAGCGTGATCGGCGGCCTGTTCGAAACGGTTGCGTCCGCCGTCGTCACCGCGGGACTGGGCAAGCGGGTGGTGCCCGTGGCACTGCCGGACGAGTTCCTCGACGCCGGTGCGCTGCCCACGCTGCACGAGCGCTACGGCCTGTCCGTCCAGCGGATCGTGGCGAAGGTCCTGGCAGAACTGGGCTAG
- a CDS encoding GntR family transcriptional regulator, producing MAGVTAPLLGLQKKSLREQALSALRTAITSGELEPGRHLVETELSDMLQISRGTLREALRQLEQEGLLSAGPRGRLSVRHLDAKEIRDIYSVRAALESLAARTLCELPDRQHVIGSLRAAIGAMDAAAKGSLEDRIESDLEFHRTLCRLTGNETLLHSWESLEGSIRMSIMFAGLEKGVSNMSVDRHHDIVAAIETGDGSLARKTIREHMDTAADNLVA from the coding sequence ATGGCCGGAGTGACAGCACCCCTGCTGGGACTGCAGAAGAAGAGCCTCCGCGAGCAGGCCCTTTCCGCCTTGCGCACCGCCATCACCAGCGGAGAGCTGGAACCGGGCCGGCACCTGGTGGAAACTGAACTCTCGGACATGCTCCAGATCAGCCGGGGAACGCTTCGGGAGGCGTTGCGGCAGCTTGAGCAGGAAGGGCTTTTGTCGGCGGGCCCGCGGGGCCGCCTTTCCGTCCGGCACCTCGATGCCAAGGAAATCCGGGATATCTACTCCGTGCGTGCGGCGCTGGAATCCCTTGCCGCCCGGACCCTGTGTGAGCTGCCGGACCGCCAGCATGTGATCGGTTCGCTGCGCGCGGCGATCGGCGCCATGGATGCGGCGGCCAAGGGCAGCCTCGAAGACCGGATCGAATCAGACCTCGAATTCCACCGCACGTTGTGCCGCCTCACCGGTAACGAGACGCTGCTCCACTCCTGGGAATCGCTGGAGGGTTCCATCCGGATGTCCATCATGTTTGCCGGGCTGGAAAAGGGCGTCTCGAACATGAGCGTGGACCGCCACCACGACATCGTGGCCGCCATCGAAACCGGGGACGGCTCCCTGGCCCGCAAGACCATCCGCGAACACATGGACACCGCCGCGGACAACCTGGTGGCATAG
- a CDS encoding SRPBCC family protein: protein MSTKVEKRILVNVPASTAYNQWTQFEEFPHFMGGVKSVTQLSDDRLEWVAEIAGVRRKWEAKILEQVPDRKVAWAATEGATNAGTVTFEDVGGGQTSVQLSLEYQPEGIVETIGDKLHVVDRQVEGDLKRFKDFIEDEGYASGAWRGTVNEGASAATPGVEAAAASRGDSGKAGISGKVAAGVGVAAAAAAGVAASMRDKDTEPASTTVPVSGTPVSAVPATNASGYVEPAEAAGTVSGSGSALSDDRIAKPFDQTNGLVDFEGDSDETADSDTRSAAERRDEENRDGGLPPAAGSLGQH, encoded by the coding sequence ATGAGCACGAAGGTCGAGAAACGCATTCTGGTCAACGTCCCGGCAAGCACTGCGTACAACCAGTGGACCCAGTTCGAGGAATTTCCGCACTTCATGGGTGGTGTGAAGAGCGTGACGCAGCTCAGCGACGACCGCCTTGAATGGGTGGCTGAAATCGCGGGCGTCCGCCGCAAGTGGGAGGCCAAGATCCTGGAGCAGGTCCCGGACCGCAAGGTGGCGTGGGCTGCCACGGAAGGCGCGACCAACGCGGGGACCGTGACCTTCGAAGACGTGGGCGGCGGCCAGACGTCGGTACAGCTGTCCCTCGAATACCAGCCGGAAGGCATCGTGGAGACCATCGGAGACAAACTCCATGTCGTCGACCGGCAGGTTGAGGGGGACCTGAAGAGGTTCAAGGACTTCATCGAGGACGAGGGCTATGCCAGCGGCGCCTGGCGCGGGACCGTCAACGAAGGCGCCTCCGCGGCGACTCCCGGAGTGGAGGCGGCAGCGGCGTCACGCGGCGATTCCGGCAAGGCCGGCATCTCCGGAAAGGTCGCGGCGGGTGTGGGGGTTGCCGCCGCAGCGGCAGCCGGCGTGGCCGCGAGCATGCGGGACAAGGACACGGAGCCCGCCAGCACCACGGTTCCCGTTTCGGGGACCCCGGTTTCAGCCGTTCCGGCGACCAACGCTTCCGGCTATGTGGAGCCCGCTGAAGCAGCCGGCACGGTATCCGGCTCCGGTTCCGCGTTGAGTGACGACCGGATCGCCAAGCCGTTCGACCAGACCAACGGCCTGGTCGATTTCGAAGGCGACTCGGATGAGACCGCCGACAGCGACACGAGGAGCGCTGCCGAGCGCAGGGACGAAGAAAACCGCGACGGCGGCCTTCCGCCTGCGGCAGGCAGCCTCGGCCAGCACTAG
- a CDS encoding HNH endonuclease: MDGKQEPERASGAADPVAITEMIASLTVARPVVDGAGMIDQLRKLEELKSAAAALQARVAVAFDICQRREQSDVGVPADQLGTGVAAQIALARRESPARGSRLLGLAKALVTEMPHTLAGLEAGRLNEWRATLLVRETACLSAADRSAVDEELASDVGSFNGAGDRAVVAAARSAAYRRDPRSVADRASHAAAERHVSLRPAPDTMCYVTAFLPVAEGVAVHAALTRHADTLRSDGDPRCRGQLMADALVERVTGTAGGICGVEIQLVMTDRALFQGDSEPARLAGYGIVPAAWGRKIVARDQGQPMNVWLRRLYTAPGSGDLVAMESRARLFPSGLRRFIQVRDHTCRTPFCDAPIRHLDHILPWHSDGTTTQGNGAGLCEACNHIKEAPGWRSRPLPGPRHTFQLTTPAGHGYQSTAPPLPGHPPPEIAASRRRRELRHQVKALKRVRLRAAAAA; encoded by the coding sequence ATGGACGGCAAGCAGGAGCCGGAAAGGGCTTCGGGAGCAGCGGACCCGGTGGCGATCACCGAGATGATCGCCTCCCTGACTGTCGCACGGCCTGTGGTGGACGGTGCGGGGATGATCGACCAGCTTCGTAAACTCGAGGAGCTAAAATCCGCCGCAGCCGCGCTGCAGGCCAGGGTCGCGGTTGCCTTTGACATATGCCAGCGCCGTGAACAGTCCGACGTCGGAGTTCCGGCGGATCAGCTTGGCACCGGCGTCGCTGCGCAGATCGCCCTCGCCCGGCGGGAATCGCCAGCCAGGGGCAGCCGGCTTCTGGGCTTGGCGAAGGCGCTCGTCACCGAGATGCCGCATACCCTCGCCGGGCTGGAGGCAGGCCGGCTCAACGAATGGCGCGCAACACTTCTGGTGCGTGAGACTGCCTGCCTGTCCGCGGCTGACCGCAGCGCCGTCGACGAGGAGTTGGCGTCCGACGTCGGGTCGTTCAATGGGGCGGGCGACCGAGCCGTCGTCGCAGCGGCGCGGTCAGCCGCCTATCGGCGTGATCCGAGGTCCGTTGCGGACCGCGCCAGCCACGCCGCCGCGGAGCGGCATGTCAGTCTTCGTCCCGCCCCGGACACCATGTGCTACGTGACTGCATTCCTCCCGGTGGCCGAGGGCGTGGCCGTCCACGCGGCCCTCACCAGGCATGCGGACACCCTGCGGTCCGACGGCGACCCGCGTTGCCGCGGCCAGCTCATGGCAGATGCGCTGGTTGAACGCGTGACGGGAACTGCGGGTGGAATCTGCGGGGTCGAAATCCAGCTCGTCATGACCGACCGCGCCCTGTTTCAGGGAGACAGTGAACCGGCCCGGCTTGCGGGTTACGGCATAGTCCCTGCGGCGTGGGGGCGGAAGATCGTTGCCCGGGACCAAGGCCAACCCATGAACGTCTGGCTCCGACGGCTGTACACCGCACCGGGCAGCGGTGATCTCGTGGCGATGGAGTCGAGAGCACGCCTTTTCCCGTCCGGGCTGCGCCGCTTCATCCAAGTCCGGGACCACACCTGCCGCACGCCATTTTGCGACGCTCCGATCAGGCATCTGGATCACATCCTGCCGTGGCACAGCGACGGAACCACCACTCAAGGCAACGGGGCAGGGCTCTGCGAAGCCTGCAACCACATCAAGGAGGCCCCCGGCTGGCGCTCCCGCCCCCTGCCGGGACCACGGCACACGTTCCAGCTGACAACGCCCGCCGGGCACGGCTACCAGTCCACGGCGCCGCCGCTGCCGGGGCATCCGCCTCCCGAAATAGCAGCCTCACGCCGCCGCCGTGAACTCCGGCACCAGGTCAAGGCGCTCAAGCGCGTCAGGTTAAGGGCTGCGGCTGCTGCGTGA